One part of the Chryseobacterium sp. 7 genome encodes these proteins:
- the kdpC gene encoding potassium-transporting ATPase subunit KdpC: MKNHIVSAFRLTLVMLVVTGIYLAVVYGGSKILPNKGNGEIVYSKGQKFYANIGQEFKSEKYFHGRPSSVNYNAAGSGGSNKGPSNKEYLETVQKRIDTLKMNNPEMGNVKVPVELVTASGSGLDPDISEEGALYQAKRIGKVRNVSEEQVKSLINNQTEKPFLGLFGPSKVNVLKLNIALDQLK; the protein is encoded by the coding sequence ATGAAAAATCATATTGTTTCAGCATTCAGATTAACTCTTGTAATGTTGGTGGTTACAGGTATTTATCTAGCAGTTGTATATGGAGGTTCTAAAATACTTCCCAACAAAGGAAACGGAGAAATTGTTTACAGTAAAGGGCAGAAATTTTATGCTAATATCGGGCAGGAATTTAAATCTGAAAAATACTTTCACGGCCGCCCTTCCTCAGTCAATTATAACGCAGCAGGAAGTGGGGGAAGTAATAAAGGCCCAAGCAACAAAGAATATCTGGAAACTGTACAAAAAAGAATTGATACTTTAAAAATGAACAACCCTGAAATGGGAAATGTCAAAGTTCCTGTAGAGCTGGTAACAGCAAGCGGAAGCGGACTGGATCCGGATATTTCTGAAGAAGGAGCATTGTACCAGGCAAAGAGAATTGGAAAAGTGAGAAATGTTTCAGAAGAGCAAGTCAAAAGCTTAATTAATAACCAGACTGAAAAGCCTTTCTTAGGACTTTTCGGACCATCAAAAGTAAATGTTCTGAAGCTTAATATTGCTTTGGATCAGTTAAAATAA
- a CDS encoding porin, translated as MKKYLVISALLGLSLAKAQSSDSLKIGNKVTFSAYAELFYTYDFNEPGNHMRQNFLYSYNRHNEMNLNLGLVKANYQSENLRANVALMAGTYAQDNMAAEQNALRYVNEANIGIKISKNKNLWIDAGIMPSHIGWESAIGKDNINLTRSFAAENSPYFETGAKISYTSDNGKWFLSGLVLNGWQRIAKPEGNQSISFGHQVTYKPNEKITLNSSSFVGNDKAKEDKKMRYFHDLYGSFQLTEQFSAVLGFDIGAEQKSKGSEQYNIWYSPNVLMKYQFDNKWALAGRLEYYNDNNGVIINTGTPNGFQTFGYSLNVDYAIFKNVVFRTEARGFTAKDAIFAKNDEFKKGNFFITTSLAAWF; from the coding sequence GTGAAAAAATATCTAGTTATAAGTGCATTATTAGGACTATCTTTAGCCAAAGCACAGTCATCCGATTCATTGAAAATTGGTAATAAAGTTACATTTTCTGCTTATGCAGAACTATTTTATACTTATGATTTTAATGAGCCGGGCAATCATATGCGTCAGAACTTTTTATACTCATATAACAGACATAATGAAATGAACCTCAATCTGGGGTTGGTTAAAGCCAATTATCAGAGTGAAAATCTCCGTGCTAATGTAGCTCTAATGGCTGGAACGTATGCCCAGGATAATATGGCAGCTGAACAAAATGCTTTACGCTATGTAAATGAAGCTAATATTGGGATCAAAATATCAAAAAATAAAAATTTATGGATTGATGCAGGGATTATGCCTTCTCATATTGGTTGGGAAAGCGCTATCGGAAAGGATAATATCAACCTGACCAGAAGTTTTGCAGCGGAAAATTCTCCTTATTTTGAAACAGGTGCTAAAATTTCTTATACATCAGATAACGGAAAATGGTTTTTAAGCGGATTAGTATTGAATGGATGGCAAAGAATTGCAAAACCGGAAGGGAACCAGAGTATTTCTTTCGGACATCAGGTGACTTACAAACCTAATGAGAAAATCACCCTGAACAGCAGTTCATTCGTCGGAAATGATAAAGCAAAAGAAGACAAAAAAATGCGATATTTTCATGATTTATATGGAAGCTTCCAGCTGACAGAACAATTTTCTGCTGTATTGGGATTTGATATCGGAGCCGAGCAGAAATCAAAAGGAAGTGAGCAGTATAACATCTGGTACAGCCCGAATGTATTAATGAAATATCAGTTTGATAACAAATGGGCACTGGCAGGAAGATTGGAGTATTACAACGATAATAACGGTGTCATTATCAATACCGGAACTCCTAATGGATTTCAGACTTTTGGATATTCTCTCAATGTAGATTATGCGATCTTTAAAAATGTGGTTTTCCGTACAGAAGCTAGAGGTTTTACAGCTAAAGATGCCATTTTTGCAAAAAATGATGAATTTAAAAAAGGAAATTTCTTCATCACAACAAGTCTTGCAGCCTGGTTTTAG
- a CDS encoding sensor protein KdpD has translation MSSAKDFLELIQKSRKGKFKIYIGMSAGVGKTFRMLQEAQALLRNGIDVKIGYVETHGREETVALVDGLPEITRKSVFYKGKNLEEMDLQAIINEHPEVVLVDELAHTNVEGSKNKKRWQDVLEILDNGINVISAMNIQHIESLNEEVKKITGVEVAERVPDKILALADEVVNIDLTADELLTRLKEGKIYKKEKIQTALSNFFQSGHILQLRELALKEVATHVERKVETEIKTENFKPIKFLACISSNEKIAKTIIRKTARLASYYNSPWTVLYIQKPSENPEKIALDKQRYLINNFNLAQELGAKVVRIKENSVHNGILEYVIDHNITTVCIGKPHASFWQRMLGYSWIYTLMNRLNERQIDIIILS, from the coding sequence ATGTCATCAGCAAAAGATTTTTTAGAACTGATTCAAAAATCCCGTAAAGGAAAATTCAAAATTTATATAGGGATGAGTGCAGGTGTAGGGAAGACTTTCCGTATGCTTCAGGAAGCGCAAGCTCTATTGCGAAATGGCATTGATGTAAAGATTGGCTATGTTGAAACTCATGGCAGGGAAGAAACGGTAGCCCTTGTTGACGGTCTTCCTGAAATTACAAGAAAATCAGTTTTTTATAAAGGAAAAAACCTTGAAGAAATGGATCTTCAGGCCATTATCAATGAACATCCTGAAGTAGTTTTGGTGGATGAGCTGGCTCATACCAATGTGGAAGGCTCTAAAAATAAAAAAAGATGGCAGGATGTGCTTGAAATTCTTGATAACGGAATCAACGTTATCAGTGCTATGAATATTCAGCACATCGAAAGCCTGAATGAAGAGGTAAAGAAAATTACAGGAGTAGAAGTGGCAGAGAGAGTTCCGGATAAAATACTGGCACTCGCTGATGAAGTGGTGAACATTGACCTTACAGCTGATGAACTGCTGACCCGTTTAAAAGAAGGAAAAATTTACAAAAAAGAAAAAATTCAGACCGCACTGAGCAATTTCTTCCAAAGCGGGCATATTCTCCAGCTTCGTGAACTGGCTTTAAAAGAAGTGGCCACCCATGTGGAAAGAAAGGTAGAGACAGAGATCAAAACTGAAAATTTTAAACCTATAAAATTCCTGGCTTGTATCAGCAGCAATGAGAAGATTGCTAAAACAATTATCCGTAAGACGGCAAGATTAGCCAGTTATTATAACAGTCCATGGACGGTTTTGTACATTCAGAAACCCTCTGAAAATCCTGAAAAAATTGCATTGGATAAACAGCGGTATTTAATTAATAATTTTAATTTAGCACAGGAATTAGGTGCCAAAGTAGTCCGGATCAAAGAAAACAGTGTTCATAACGGAATCCTGGAATATGTGATTGATCACAATATTACAACAGTCTGTATTGGGAAACCTCATGCCAGTTTCTGGCAGCGGATGTTGGGGTACAGCTGGATCTATACCCTGATGAACAGGCTGAATGAGAGACAGATAGATATTATTATTTTATCTTAA
- a CDS encoding ATP-binding protein has product MKLKTKLTLGVGLLFLLIVLLSVIGSVYINKLKSDTEKILTANYNSLEFSKNMLLALDNISTDSTVAVADFQKNNKLQEKNLTEFGEKEATQNLNLHFNSYLKAPDINKEKLIREDLAKIMSLNMKGIERKSDIAIITAENATFWIVSLGTVCFLIAFILLFNLPQTIAEPINQLTFSIKQIADKNYSERVHFKGSEEFNSLADSFNSMAEKLQEYESSTLSKQLMDKKRIETLVNNMHDAVIGLDENHFIYMINDEALKITNLHKEDIIGKTAHEVAINNDLMRELLKNIDHPVKDPIKIVRDNKENYFEQDIIPINIVKTGEKEKKYIGKVILLRNITPFKELDFAKTNFIATISHELKTPISAIKMGVQLLGNQKFGELNEQQQELLKSINEDGQRLLDITGELLNLSQVESGNIRLTVDKCSPKEIVETAVKNVEKLAEQKNISISTEYLLEDSDAVTADFDKTVWVMNNFLTNAVKHSFQDENIKIVVEKINSFIQFSIIDTGSGIDEKYHRQIFDRYFQVPGEHQNGTGLGLAISKNFIEKQHGEIGVKSSLNNGSTFYFRLPVS; this is encoded by the coding sequence ATGAAACTTAAAACGAAACTTACCTTAGGCGTTGGCCTTTTATTTCTGCTGATTGTTTTGCTTTCAGTGATAGGTTCTGTATATATCAATAAATTAAAATCCGATACTGAGAAAATTCTTACAGCCAATTACAACAGTCTGGAATTTTCCAAAAATATGCTTCTGGCACTGGATAATATCAGTACAGACAGTACCGTTGCGGTAGCAGATTTTCAGAAAAATAACAAACTGCAGGAAAAAAATCTTACAGAATTTGGAGAAAAAGAAGCCACTCAGAATCTGAATCTGCATTTTAACAGCTACCTGAAAGCTCCTGATATCAATAAAGAAAAACTCATCCGTGAGGATCTCGCCAAGATTATGTCTTTGAATATGAAAGGCATAGAACGAAAGAGTGATATCGCGATTATTACAGCAGAAAATGCCACTTTTTGGATCGTAAGTTTAGGAACCGTATGCTTTCTGATTGCTTTTATCCTGCTTTTCAATTTGCCGCAAACTATTGCGGAACCTATCAACCAGCTCACTTTCAGTATCAAACAAATTGCTGATAAGAACTATAGTGAAAGGGTTCATTTCAAAGGAAGTGAAGAGTTCAACAGCCTGGCAGATTCATTCAACAGCATGGCGGAAAAACTTCAGGAGTATGAAAGCAGTACACTTTCCAAACAATTAATGGATAAAAAACGAATCGAAACACTGGTCAACAATATGCATGATGCAGTGATTGGTCTGGATGAGAATCATTTCATCTACATGATCAATGATGAAGCGTTGAAAATCACAAATCTTCATAAGGAAGATATTATTGGAAAAACGGCTCATGAAGTAGCCATCAACAATGATCTGATGCGCGAACTGCTGAAAAATATAGATCATCCGGTAAAAGACCCTATCAAAATTGTCCGTGATAATAAGGAAAACTATTTTGAACAGGATATTATTCCTATCAATATTGTAAAAACAGGGGAGAAAGAGAAGAAATACATCGGAAAGGTAATTTTGTTACGAAATATTACACCTTTTAAAGAACTGGATTTTGCTAAAACCAACTTCATTGCAACCATTTCCCATGAGCTGAAAACTCCAATTTCCGCTATAAAGATGGGCGTTCAGCTTCTTGGGAACCAAAAGTTCGGGGAACTGAATGAGCAGCAGCAGGAATTGTTAAAAAGCATCAATGAAGACGGACAGCGCTTACTGGATATTACAGGGGAACTCCTTAACCTTTCTCAGGTAGAATCCGGAAATATCAGACTGACTGTAGATAAATGTTCCCCTAAAGAAATCGTAGAGACTGCTGTAAAAAATGTAGAAAAATTGGCTGAGCAGAAAAATATCTCCATCAGTACAGAATATCTGTTGGAAGATAGCGATGCGGTGACTGCTGATTTTGATAAAACAGTCTGGGTGATGAATAATTTCCTCACCAATGCTGTAAAACATTCTTTTCAGGATGAGAATATTAAGATTGTGGTAGAAAAAATCAATTCATTTATTCAGTTCAGTATTATTGATACAGGAAGCGGGATTGATGAGAAATACCATCGCCAGATCTTTGACCGCTATTTTCAGGTTCCGGGAGAACATCAGAATGGAACAGGATTGGGATTGGCCATTTCAAAAAACTTCATTGAAAAACAACACGGAGAAATAGGAGTGAAGAGTTCCCTGAATAATGGAAGTACGTTTTACTTCAGACTGCCGGTTTCATAA
- a CDS encoding type II toxin-antitoxin system RelE/ParE family toxin: MAKRKIIWTVKADQERRDILEYWILRNKSKTFSIKLNRLIIYNIGVLADHPAIGRKTDVEKVRVKIVRDYLIFYEFSNTELIILSVWDGRRESKK; this comes from the coding sequence ATGGCTAAAAGAAAAATAATCTGGACCGTTAAGGCCGATCAGGAAAGAAGAGATATTCTTGAATATTGGATCCTCAGAAATAAATCTAAAACTTTCAGTATAAAACTCAACAGGCTGATCATATATAATATTGGAGTATTAGCAGATCATCCTGCAATTGGAAGGAAAACAGATGTTGAAAAGGTAAGGGTGAAAATCGTAAGAGATTACCTTATATTTTATGAATTTTCAAATACTGAACTTATCATACTTTCGGTTTGGGATGGAAGGAGAGAAAGTAAAAAGTAA
- the ligA gene encoding NAD-dependent DNA ligase LigA: MSENIQQKIEQLRKELHQHNENYYLLDTPTVTDFEFDMLLEELQNLEAQYPEFYDENSPTVRVGGGVTKVFPTIQHKFRMYSLDNSYDFDDLEDWEKRIIKTIEDPVEFVAELKYDGASISILYENGKLSQAVTRGDGFQGDEITPNVRTISDIPLTLKGDFPAHFFMRGEIYLTRKNFDKINKLREEEGLDPFMNPRNTASGSLKMQDSAEVRKRGLSSVLYQFISEDIPAETHWELLQKAQSWGFKTSQQAKLCKTMAEVQEFITFWDTERHNLPFEIDGIVLKVNSLQQQRQLGYTAKSPRWAMAYKFKAEKVETELQSVSYQVGRTGAITPVANLKPVLLAGTIVKRASLHNEDIIKKLDLHENDFVYVEKGGEIIPKIVGVNTEKRTEESKEVEYIKHCPECGTELVKIEDQAIHFCPNELHCPPQVVGRMIHYVSRKALNIDNLGSETIEQLYREKLVENPADFYVLTKEQLLPLERMAEKSAQNIISGIEKSKEIAFEKVLYGIGIKHVGETVAKKLVKNFPTIEELKNATVEELCQVEDIGAKIAVSIVEFFQNSENLLMIERLKSYGVQLEKGESTNEVLSNVLEAKTFLFTGKLSLFTRESAEEMVEKHGGKNISAVSKNLNYLVVGEKAGSKLKKAQDIGTITILDEQQFLDLIEKQ; this comes from the coding sequence ATGTCTGAAAACATTCAACAAAAGATAGAACAGCTCCGCAAAGAGCTTCACCAGCATAACGAAAACTATTACCTACTGGATACTCCTACCGTTACGGATTTTGAATTTGATATGCTTCTGGAAGAACTACAGAATCTGGAAGCCCAATATCCTGAATTTTATGATGAAAATTCTCCTACAGTACGTGTAGGTGGCGGTGTTACCAAGGTTTTTCCTACAATCCAGCATAAATTCAGAATGTATTCTCTGGACAATTCCTATGATTTTGATGATCTGGAAGACTGGGAAAAGAGAATCATCAAAACAATTGAAGATCCTGTAGAATTTGTTGCTGAGCTGAAGTATGATGGTGCTTCTATTTCTATTCTTTATGAAAACGGAAAGCTGTCACAGGCAGTGACCCGTGGTGACGGTTTCCAGGGAGATGAAATTACTCCGAACGTGAGAACCATTTCAGATATTCCTTTGACTTTAAAAGGTGATTTCCCGGCTCATTTTTTCATGCGTGGAGAAATTTATCTGACCCGAAAAAACTTTGACAAAATCAATAAACTGCGTGAGGAAGAAGGCCTGGATCCTTTTATGAATCCGAGAAATACTGCCAGCGGAAGCTTGAAAATGCAGGACAGTGCTGAGGTAAGAAAGCGCGGACTTTCTTCTGTACTGTATCAGTTTATCTCTGAGGATATTCCAGCAGAAACACATTGGGAATTACTTCAAAAAGCCCAGAGCTGGGGGTTCAAAACATCACAGCAGGCCAAATTATGTAAAACAATGGCTGAAGTACAGGAATTTATTACGTTTTGGGATACTGAACGTCATAATCTTCCTTTTGAAATTGACGGTATCGTTTTAAAAGTGAATTCATTACAACAGCAGAGACAGCTTGGATATACAGCTAAATCTCCGCGTTGGGCAATGGCTTACAAATTTAAAGCTGAAAAGGTAGAGACAGAACTTCAGAGTGTGTCTTATCAGGTGGGAAGAACGGGCGCTATCACCCCCGTTGCCAACCTTAAACCTGTTTTGCTGGCCGGAACAATCGTAAAAAGAGCTTCTCTCCATAATGAAGATATCATCAAGAAACTGGATCTTCATGAAAATGATTTTGTATACGTAGAAAAAGGAGGTGAAATTATCCCGAAAATTGTAGGGGTAAATACGGAAAAAAGAACGGAAGAAAGTAAAGAAGTAGAATACATTAAACATTGTCCTGAATGCGGTACTGAACTGGTAAAAATTGAAGATCAGGCTATCCATTTCTGCCCAAACGAACTTCACTGTCCGCCACAAGTGGTAGGAAGAATGATTCACTACGTTTCCAGAAAAGCATTGAATATTGACAACCTGGGTAGTGAAACTATTGAACAGCTGTACAGAGAAAAGCTGGTTGAAAATCCTGCTGATTTTTATGTTTTAACAAAAGAACAGCTTCTTCCATTGGAAAGAATGGCTGAAAAATCTGCTCAGAATATCATCTCAGGAATTGAGAAATCCAAAGAAATAGCTTTTGAGAAAGTATTATATGGAATCGGTATCAAACATGTAGGGGAAACGGTAGCCAAGAAACTGGTAAAAAACTTCCCAACCATTGAAGAATTGAAAAATGCGACTGTGGAAGAGCTTTGCCAGGTAGAAGATATCGGTGCTAAAATTGCAGTAAGCATCGTTGAGTTCTTCCAGAATTCTGAAAACCTATTGATGATTGAGCGTTTAAAATCTTACGGTGTACAGCTTGAAAAAGGAGAAAGCACAAATGAAGTTTTATCAAACGTTCTCGAAGCAAAAACATTCCTTTTCACCGGAAAATTATCTTTATTCACCAGAGAATCTGCAGAAGAGATGGTAGAAAAGCATGGAGGAAAAAATATTTCTGCAGTGTCGAAAAACCTTAATTACCTTGTAGTAGGTGAAAAAGCCGGAAGTAAACTGAAAAAAGCTCAGGACATCGGAACGATTACGATTCTTGATGAACAGCAGTTTCTGGATTTGATTGAGAAACAGTAA
- a CDS encoding TonB-dependent receptor: MKKVKIVLGLLFLGLGTMAYAQTTQASIVGKVTGPGSTAQEKVKVTIVNESTGFRTETETNSKGEYIFKEIPLGGPYTVIVNDDKKEGYNVNFGDQVTVNMDLGNEKNIEEVKITGNLKNKIGNLGAATAISAKNISMLPVNGRNFANLAELSPLSGKGGNLSGQLGSSTNFTIDGMTAKNPTSAGATTSRSGAPFSISIEAVREFKITTNQYDVTLGRSGGGTVSAVTKSGTNKFSGSAWEYLRTNWLSSPYDIRGNKRDNDFSTSQFGFSLGGPIIKNKLHFFVAWDHQLDSRPLAIADIKSQDDEKRFSTTTQTLNQFLDIARAKYGVGSGPQFGTFDKVRNSDAAFLRLDWQINEKNLLTLRNNFTYDLNKNGLGDNTNINFFESYGNDKNLDNSLLLTLRSNLQPNLTNELKAQYLYTFQNSYQNNQLGKPVPRAIVEGVASSAGSTNIQIGGHRFGQESFRNNVIQVVDNLYYNTDKVKYTFGADLMYTTAKSVYGSEVNGRFHFQGMSNFDAMTPYRFYREVPLVEDPSVRSNIWNIGVYGQFQTKIAKGLDLMAGLRLDYGGYPKAEFNQKLFDEMGIRTDNKIKSFVVQPRFQFDWNINEGNKDFLKFGAGIFSSDINNYMIINNLVFDGKHLATVDVTGKDVPFPDFNSYRNDYNSVPSLSQYQIPTINYTGKDAKIPIVYKANISYTHFFNERFRAGIAGYMALGRNNYYYYDRNMVANPFFTLANEGGRGVFIPTSAITNNANNSVSFDWKQGRINNKFGRVLELVSDGKVNQFSFVIDTSYRYWKDGEITASYTWSDIKDNTSYNGNVANSATLSTMIQSDPRDLRMTYSDNQFRNKVVIYGNSPTIAGFTLGIRYSGIGGTRFSATTGGNINGDFVDSNDLAFIFPNITKAILDDPQVGQALKDYINEYNGKIAERNGGKNGFYGVWDVRVAKKIKFDKVGAFELSVDIFNVANLLNKEWGVNKSYGNTSLYKVTKFNKDTMQYEYTKNVSGGGLVPLSGNPYQIQIGAKYSF, from the coding sequence ATGAAAAAAGTAAAGATTGTACTGGGATTATTGTTTTTAGGGCTTGGGACAATGGCTTATGCACAGACCACGCAGGCTTCTATTGTAGGGAAAGTTACCGGGCCTGGAAGTACGGCTCAGGAAAAAGTGAAAGTAACGATCGTGAATGAGTCTACAGGATTCAGAACGGAAACGGAAACCAACTCAAAAGGGGAGTATATTTTTAAAGAAATTCCTCTTGGTGGGCCTTACACAGTCATTGTAAACGATGATAAAAAAGAAGGTTACAATGTCAACTTCGGTGATCAGGTGACTGTGAATATGGATCTTGGTAATGAAAAGAATATTGAAGAAGTAAAGATTACAGGAAACCTTAAAAACAAGATCGGAAACCTGGGTGCAGCAACAGCCATTTCGGCTAAAAATATCAGTATGCTTCCAGTGAACGGACGAAATTTTGCGAATCTTGCCGAGCTGTCCCCATTAAGCGGAAAAGGAGGAAACCTTTCCGGGCAGCTAGGATCTTCTACCAACTTTACGATTGATGGGATGACCGCCAAAAACCCAACTTCTGCAGGAGCTACAACCAGCCGAAGCGGTGCCCCTTTTTCTATTTCCATTGAAGCAGTACGTGAATTCAAAATTACCACCAACCAATATGATGTGACATTGGGAAGAAGTGGTGGTGGAACCGTAAGTGCCGTTACCAAATCAGGAACCAATAAATTTTCAGGAAGCGCCTGGGAATATTTAAGAACAAATTGGCTTTCCAGTCCATATGATATCAGAGGAAACAAAAGAGATAATGATTTCTCTACTTCCCAGTTCGGATTTTCATTGGGGGGACCGATTATTAAAAATAAATTACATTTCTTCGTAGCATGGGATCACCAGCTGGATTCAAGACCTTTGGCTATTGCAGATATCAAATCTCAGGATGATGAGAAGAGATTCAGTACTACTACGCAGACGCTTAATCAGTTTCTGGATATCGCAAGAGCAAAATATGGGGTAGGAAGCGGCCCGCAGTTCGGAACTTTTGATAAAGTAAGAAACTCTGATGCTGCATTCTTACGTTTAGACTGGCAGATCAACGAAAAAAACTTATTAACCCTAAGAAATAATTTCACCTACGATCTTAATAAAAACGGCTTGGGTGACAATACCAATATCAATTTCTTTGAATCTTACGGAAATGATAAAAACCTTGATAACAGTTTATTGTTAACCTTAAGATCAAATCTGCAGCCTAATTTAACCAATGAATTAAAAGCTCAGTACCTTTACACTTTCCAGAACAGTTATCAGAACAATCAATTGGGAAAACCCGTACCAAGAGCTATTGTAGAAGGAGTAGCTTCAAGTGCCGGATCTACTAATATTCAGATTGGAGGACACCGTTTTGGGCAGGAAAGCTTTAGAAATAACGTAATCCAGGTGGTAGATAACTTATATTACAATACGGATAAAGTAAAATATACCTTTGGAGCTGATTTAATGTATACAACTGCAAAATCAGTATATGGAAGTGAGGTGAACGGAAGGTTCCATTTCCAGGGAATGAGCAATTTTGATGCGATGACTCCTTACAGATTTTACAGAGAAGTTCCACTGGTGGAAGATCCGTCTGTAAGATCAAATATCTGGAATATTGGTGTATACGGTCAGTTTCAGACCAAAATCGCAAAAGGTCTTGATTTAATGGCAGGTTTAAGATTAGACTATGGAGGCTATCCAAAAGCAGAATTCAATCAAAAATTGTTTGATGAAATGGGAATCAGAACGGATAACAAAATCAAATCATTTGTTGTTCAGCCAAGATTCCAGTTTGACTGGAACATTAATGAAGGAAATAAAGACTTCCTGAAGTTCGGTGCCGGAATTTTCTCTTCCGATATCAACAATTATATGATCATCAACAACCTTGTATTCGATGGGAAACATCTGGCTACAGTGGATGTAACGGGTAAAGATGTTCCTTTCCCGGATTTCAACAGCTACAGAAATGATTATAATTCTGTTCCATCCCTTTCCCAGTATCAGATTCCAACCATCAACTATACGGGTAAAGATGCAAAAATCCCAATCGTTTATAAAGCGAATATCTCTTATACCCATTTCTTCAATGAAAGGTTCAGAGCAGGAATTGCAGGATATATGGCTTTAGGTAGAAATAATTACTATTACTACGACAGAAACATGGTGGCAAACCCTTTCTTTACTTTAGCTAATGAAGGCGGACGAGGAGTATTCATTCCCACAAGTGCTATTACCAATAATGCCAATAACAGTGTAAGTTTTGATTGGAAGCAGGGAAGAATCAATAATAAGTTCGGAAGAGTATTGGAATTGGTGAGTGACGGTAAAGTAAACCAGTTCTCATTCGTAATCGATACAAGTTACCGTTACTGGAAAGACGGAGAAATCACAGCGAGTTATACTTGGTCTGATATCAAAGACAATACTTCTTATAACGGAAATGTAGCTAACTCTGCTACATTGTCTACGATGATTCAGAGTGACCCGAGAGATTTAAGAATGACCTATTCTGATAACCAGTTCCGTAATAAAGTAGTTATTTATGGTAACTCACCTACCATTGCCGGATTTACGTTAGGAATCAGGTATTCAGGAATCGGAGGTACCCGCTTCTCTGCAACCACAGGAGGAAATATCAATGGTGACTTTGTAGATTCCAATGACCTTGCTTTTATCTTCCCGAATATCACCAAAGCTATTCTGGATGATCCACAGGTAGGGCAGGCTCTGAAAGATTATATCAATGAATACAATGGCAAAATTGCAGAACGTAACGGAGGTAAAAACGGATTCTATGGAGTTTGGGATGTACGTGTAGCAAAGAAAATTAAATTTGATAAAGTAGGTGCTTTTGAACTTTCTGTAGATATCTTTAACGTAGCCAATCTTCTTAACAAAGAATGGGGTGTAAACAAATCATACGGAAACACCTCTCTGTATAAAGTAACCAAGTTTAACAAGGATACGATGCAGTATGAATACACCAAAAACGTAAGTGGAGGTGGCTTGGTTCCGCTATCCGGAAATCCATACCAGATCCAGATCGGAGCGAAGTATTCCTTCTAA
- a CDS encoding glycerophosphodiester phosphodiesterase family protein produces MKNFILGLAVLSTVMMKAQTQIIAHRGYFQAQPPTTENSLQSLENAQKLKIYGSEFDVRMTKDGVLVINHDEHHGNIEISEATFKELEAVKLSNGENFPTLKDYLKQGKKDKSLKLIVEIKPAKTPEIENEITQKTIKMIKDMKLESQSEFISFSLNICKEIKKLAPAFKVQYLNGELSPEQIKKEGLDGMDYHYSVFQKNPTWIAEAKALGLITNAWTVNDVAVYDELKKQGIGFVTTNIPDQLKNK; encoded by the coding sequence ATGAAAAATTTTATCTTAGGGTTAGCAGTTTTAAGTACAGTTATGATGAAAGCACAAACCCAGATCATCGCCCATAGAGGATATTTCCAGGCTCAGCCTCCTACAACGGAAAACTCCCTTCAATCATTGGAGAATGCCCAGAAATTAAAAATATATGGATCCGAATTTGATGTTAGAATGACAAAAGACGGTGTATTGGTGATCAACCATGACGAGCACCATGGTAATATAGAAATTTCCGAGGCTACTTTCAAAGAATTGGAAGCCGTGAAATTATCCAACGGAGAAAACTTTCCTACTTTAAAAGATTATTTGAAACAGGGTAAAAAAGATAAATCTCTGAAGCTGATTGTTGAGATTAAACCAGCCAAAACTCCTGAAATTGAAAATGAGATTACTCAAAAAACAATCAAAATGATCAAGGATATGAAGCTGGAATCTCAAAGTGAATTTATTTCTTTCAGTCTTAATATCTGTAAAGAGATCAAAAAGTTAGCTCCTGCCTTTAAAGTTCAGTATCTGAATGGTGAATTGTCTCCGGAACAGATCAAAAAAGAAGGATTGGACGGGATGGATTACCACTACAGCGTTTTCCAGAAAAATCCTACATGGATTGCTGAAGCTAAAGCATTAGGACTAATCACCAATGCATGGACAGTAAATGACGTTGCCGTATACGATGAACTGAAAAAGCAGGGAATCGGGTTTGTAACAACCAATATTCCTGATCAGTTAAAGAATAAATAG